The Tripterygium wilfordii isolate XIE 37 chromosome 4, ASM1340144v1, whole genome shotgun sequence genome has a window encoding:
- the LOC119997477 gene encoding transcription factor HBP-1b(c38)-like isoform X1 produces MGSKAADIGAKNDNKAMTGMPSFIAPVFPSSNHMYWICPSWIKYGASSVSVGKIDCIGHVICDDRKLFQLYTLLTEYVQCAAEENNIRSSRISDFATLEQSLGFRIEDAVDLSRNPVFNQLKSRSQAVGANVQFGALNKHLIPTDTNISAAVVGSQTLASQKKIQPNLVSMPGSHCENWGESNMADASPITDTSTDDTDEKIQRVMGDRGQSTAILASDSRGKSKEKAGDQKILRRLAQNREAARKSRLRKKAYVQQLESSGLKLTQLEQELQRARQQGVFISSSGDQSHSTNGNGALAFDVEYARWLEEHNRHISELRAAVNSHAGDNELRTVVDNIITQFDDVFRLKGNAAKADVFRILSGMWKTPAERCFMWIGGFRSSELLKLLVTQLEPLTEQQLMAIYNLQQSSQQAEDALSQGMEALQQSLAETLANGSPGSSSGNVANYMGQMAMAMGKLGTLEGFLRQADNLRQQTLQQMHRILTTRQSARALLAINDYFSRLRALSSLWLARPRE; encoded by the exons ATGGGTAGTAAAGCAGCAGATATTGGGGCAAAAAACGATAATAAAGCTATGACCGGCATGCCGAGCTTCATTGCTCCAGTTTTTCCTTCTTCAAATCACAT GTATTGGATTTGCCCTTCTTGGATCAAATATGGTGCCAGTTCAGTCTCAGTGGGGAAGAtagattgcataggtcatgtaATTTGTGATGACAGGAAACTATTCCAACTGTATACATTACTAACTGAGTATGTACAATG TGCTGCTGAAGAAAACAATATTCGCTCCTCTAGAATCTCAGATTTTGCAACACTTGAGCAGTCTCTTGGATTTCGGATAGAAGATGCTGTTGACCTTAGTAGAA atCCTGTGTTCAATCAACTAAAGTCAAGAAGTCAGGCAGTAGGTGCCAACGTTCAATTTGGCGCTCTAAATAAG CATCTTATACCCACAGATACGAACATCTCTGCTGCCGTTGTGGGTTCCCAAACTTTAGCATCACAGAAGAAAATACAACCAAATCTGGTTTCTATGCCTGGCAGTCATTGTGAGAACTGGGGAGAGTCCAATATGGCAGATGCAAGTCCTATAACTGATACCTCTACAGATGATACGGATGAAAAAATTCAAAGGGTGATG GGTGATAGGGGTCAGTCAACAGCTATTCTGGCGTCGGATTCCAGGGgcaaatccaaagaaaaagCAGGGGATCAAAAG ATACTGCGTAGGCTGGCTCAAAATCGTGAAGCGGCCCGTAAAAGTCGATTAAGGAAAAAA GCATATGTACAACAACTAGAGAGCAGTGGACTGAAACTGACCCAACTTGAGCAAGAGCTCCAGCGAGCTCGCCAGCag GGTGTTTTCATTTCGAGTTCTGGAGACCAATCACACTCAACGAATGGGAATG GTGCCTTAGCATTTGATGTAGAATATGCTCGGTGGCTAGAGGAACACAACAGACATATCAGTGAGCTAAGGGCGGCTGTCAATTCACATGCGGGGGACAATGAACTTCGCACTGTTGTTGACAATATAATTACACAATTTGATGATGTTTTCAGGCTTAAAGGCAATGCAGCAAAAGCTGATGTCTTCCGCATCTTGTCTGGAATGTGGAAGACACCAGCAGAGCGGTGCTTCATGTGGATTGGTGGCTTCCGCTCATCTGAACTCCTCAAG CTCCTTGTTACTCAATTAGAGCCTCTCACTGAACAACAGTTGATGGCCATCTACAACTTGCAGCAATCATCCCAACAGGCTGAAGATGCTCTGTCGCAAGGGATGGAGGCATTGCAGCAATCTTTGGCTGAGACATTGGCCAATGGCTCACCTGGATCTTCATCTGGGAACGTGGCAAACTACATGGGTCAAATGGCTATGGCCATGGGAAAGCTCGGAACTCTTGAGGGGTTCCTTCGTCAG GCCGACAATCTACGTCAACAAACATTACAACAAATGCATCGAATATTGACAACCCGACAATCGGCCCGTGCCCTTCTCGCAATAAACGACTATTTCTCTCGACTCCGAGCCCTCAGCTCTCTCTGGCTGGCTAGGCCTCGCGAGTGA
- the LOC119997477 gene encoding transcription factor HBP-1b(c38)-like isoform X2 translates to MGSKAADIGAKNDNKAMTGMPSFIAPVFPSSNHMYWICPSWIKYGASSVSVGKIDCIGHVICDDRKLFQLYTLLTEYVQCAAEENNIRSSRISDFATLEQSLGFRIEDAVDLSRNPVFNQLKSRSQAVGANVQFGALNKHLIPTDTNISAAVVGSQTLASQKKIQPNLVSMPGSHCENWGESNMADASPITDTSTDDTDEKIQRGDRGQSTAILASDSRGKSKEKAGDQKILRRLAQNREAARKSRLRKKAYVQQLESSGLKLTQLEQELQRARQQGVFISSSGDQSHSTNGNGALAFDVEYARWLEEHNRHISELRAAVNSHAGDNELRTVVDNIITQFDDVFRLKGNAAKADVFRILSGMWKTPAERCFMWIGGFRSSELLKLLVTQLEPLTEQQLMAIYNLQQSSQQAEDALSQGMEALQQSLAETLANGSPGSSSGNVANYMGQMAMAMGKLGTLEGFLRQADNLRQQTLQQMHRILTTRQSARALLAINDYFSRLRALSSLWLARPRE, encoded by the exons ATGGGTAGTAAAGCAGCAGATATTGGGGCAAAAAACGATAATAAAGCTATGACCGGCATGCCGAGCTTCATTGCTCCAGTTTTTCCTTCTTCAAATCACAT GTATTGGATTTGCCCTTCTTGGATCAAATATGGTGCCAGTTCAGTCTCAGTGGGGAAGAtagattgcataggtcatgtaATTTGTGATGACAGGAAACTATTCCAACTGTATACATTACTAACTGAGTATGTACAATG TGCTGCTGAAGAAAACAATATTCGCTCCTCTAGAATCTCAGATTTTGCAACACTTGAGCAGTCTCTTGGATTTCGGATAGAAGATGCTGTTGACCTTAGTAGAA atCCTGTGTTCAATCAACTAAAGTCAAGAAGTCAGGCAGTAGGTGCCAACGTTCAATTTGGCGCTCTAAATAAG CATCTTATACCCACAGATACGAACATCTCTGCTGCCGTTGTGGGTTCCCAAACTTTAGCATCACAGAAGAAAATACAACCAAATCTGGTTTCTATGCCTGGCAGTCATTGTGAGAACTGGGGAGAGTCCAATATGGCAGATGCAAGTCCTATAACTGATACCTCTACAGATGATACGGATGAAAAAATTCAAAGG GGTGATAGGGGTCAGTCAACAGCTATTCTGGCGTCGGATTCCAGGGgcaaatccaaagaaaaagCAGGGGATCAAAAG ATACTGCGTAGGCTGGCTCAAAATCGTGAAGCGGCCCGTAAAAGTCGATTAAGGAAAAAA GCATATGTACAACAACTAGAGAGCAGTGGACTGAAACTGACCCAACTTGAGCAAGAGCTCCAGCGAGCTCGCCAGCag GGTGTTTTCATTTCGAGTTCTGGAGACCAATCACACTCAACGAATGGGAATG GTGCCTTAGCATTTGATGTAGAATATGCTCGGTGGCTAGAGGAACACAACAGACATATCAGTGAGCTAAGGGCGGCTGTCAATTCACATGCGGGGGACAATGAACTTCGCACTGTTGTTGACAATATAATTACACAATTTGATGATGTTTTCAGGCTTAAAGGCAATGCAGCAAAAGCTGATGTCTTCCGCATCTTGTCTGGAATGTGGAAGACACCAGCAGAGCGGTGCTTCATGTGGATTGGTGGCTTCCGCTCATCTGAACTCCTCAAG CTCCTTGTTACTCAATTAGAGCCTCTCACTGAACAACAGTTGATGGCCATCTACAACTTGCAGCAATCATCCCAACAGGCTGAAGATGCTCTGTCGCAAGGGATGGAGGCATTGCAGCAATCTTTGGCTGAGACATTGGCCAATGGCTCACCTGGATCTTCATCTGGGAACGTGGCAAACTACATGGGTCAAATGGCTATGGCCATGGGAAAGCTCGGAACTCTTGAGGGGTTCCTTCGTCAG GCCGACAATCTACGTCAACAAACATTACAACAAATGCATCGAATATTGACAACCCGACAATCGGCCCGTGCCCTTCTCGCAATAAACGACTATTTCTCTCGACTCCGAGCCCTCAGCTCTCTCTGGCTGGCTAGGCCTCGCGAGTGA
- the LOC119997477 gene encoding transcription factor HBP-1b(c38)-like isoform X3 — protein MGSKAADIGAKNDNKAMTGMPSFIAPVFPSSNHMYWICPSWIKYGASSVSVGKIDCIGHVICDDRKLFQLYTLLTDAAEENNIRSSRISDFATLEQSLGFRIEDAVDLSRNPVFNQLKSRSQAVGANVQFGALNKHLIPTDTNISAAVVGSQTLASQKKIQPNLVSMPGSHCENWGESNMADASPITDTSTDDTDEKIQRVMGDRGQSTAILASDSRGKSKEKAGDQKILRRLAQNREAARKSRLRKKAYVQQLESSGLKLTQLEQELQRARQQGVFISSSGDQSHSTNGNGALAFDVEYARWLEEHNRHISELRAAVNSHAGDNELRTVVDNIITQFDDVFRLKGNAAKADVFRILSGMWKTPAERCFMWIGGFRSSELLKLLVTQLEPLTEQQLMAIYNLQQSSQQAEDALSQGMEALQQSLAETLANGSPGSSSGNVANYMGQMAMAMGKLGTLEGFLRQADNLRQQTLQQMHRILTTRQSARALLAINDYFSRLRALSSLWLARPRE, from the exons ATGGGTAGTAAAGCAGCAGATATTGGGGCAAAAAACGATAATAAAGCTATGACCGGCATGCCGAGCTTCATTGCTCCAGTTTTTCCTTCTTCAAATCACAT GTATTGGATTTGCCCTTCTTGGATCAAATATGGTGCCAGTTCAGTCTCAGTGGGGAAGAtagattgcataggtcatgtaATTTGTGATGACAGGAAACTATTCCAACTGTATACATTACTAACTGA TGCTGCTGAAGAAAACAATATTCGCTCCTCTAGAATCTCAGATTTTGCAACACTTGAGCAGTCTCTTGGATTTCGGATAGAAGATGCTGTTGACCTTAGTAGAA atCCTGTGTTCAATCAACTAAAGTCAAGAAGTCAGGCAGTAGGTGCCAACGTTCAATTTGGCGCTCTAAATAAG CATCTTATACCCACAGATACGAACATCTCTGCTGCCGTTGTGGGTTCCCAAACTTTAGCATCACAGAAGAAAATACAACCAAATCTGGTTTCTATGCCTGGCAGTCATTGTGAGAACTGGGGAGAGTCCAATATGGCAGATGCAAGTCCTATAACTGATACCTCTACAGATGATACGGATGAAAAAATTCAAAGGGTGATG GGTGATAGGGGTCAGTCAACAGCTATTCTGGCGTCGGATTCCAGGGgcaaatccaaagaaaaagCAGGGGATCAAAAG ATACTGCGTAGGCTGGCTCAAAATCGTGAAGCGGCCCGTAAAAGTCGATTAAGGAAAAAA GCATATGTACAACAACTAGAGAGCAGTGGACTGAAACTGACCCAACTTGAGCAAGAGCTCCAGCGAGCTCGCCAGCag GGTGTTTTCATTTCGAGTTCTGGAGACCAATCACACTCAACGAATGGGAATG GTGCCTTAGCATTTGATGTAGAATATGCTCGGTGGCTAGAGGAACACAACAGACATATCAGTGAGCTAAGGGCGGCTGTCAATTCACATGCGGGGGACAATGAACTTCGCACTGTTGTTGACAATATAATTACACAATTTGATGATGTTTTCAGGCTTAAAGGCAATGCAGCAAAAGCTGATGTCTTCCGCATCTTGTCTGGAATGTGGAAGACACCAGCAGAGCGGTGCTTCATGTGGATTGGTGGCTTCCGCTCATCTGAACTCCTCAAG CTCCTTGTTACTCAATTAGAGCCTCTCACTGAACAACAGTTGATGGCCATCTACAACTTGCAGCAATCATCCCAACAGGCTGAAGATGCTCTGTCGCAAGGGATGGAGGCATTGCAGCAATCTTTGGCTGAGACATTGGCCAATGGCTCACCTGGATCTTCATCTGGGAACGTGGCAAACTACATGGGTCAAATGGCTATGGCCATGGGAAAGCTCGGAACTCTTGAGGGGTTCCTTCGTCAG GCCGACAATCTACGTCAACAAACATTACAACAAATGCATCGAATATTGACAACCCGACAATCGGCCCGTGCCCTTCTCGCAATAAACGACTATTTCTCTCGACTCCGAGCCCTCAGCTCTCTCTGGCTGGCTAGGCCTCGCGAGTGA
- the LOC119997477 gene encoding transcription factor HBP-1b(c38)-like isoform X6, translating into MGSKAADIGAKNDNKAMTGMPSFIAPVFPSSNHMYWICPSWIKYGASSVSVGKIDCIGHVICDDRKLFQLYTLLTEYVQCAAEENNIRSSRISDFATLEQSLGFRIEDAVDLSRNPVFNQLKSRSQAVGANVQFGALNKGDRGQSTAILASDSRGKSKEKAGDQKILRRLAQNREAARKSRLRKKAYVQQLESSGLKLTQLEQELQRARQQGVFISSSGDQSHSTNGNGALAFDVEYARWLEEHNRHISELRAAVNSHAGDNELRTVVDNIITQFDDVFRLKGNAAKADVFRILSGMWKTPAERCFMWIGGFRSSELLKLLVTQLEPLTEQQLMAIYNLQQSSQQAEDALSQGMEALQQSLAETLANGSPGSSSGNVANYMGQMAMAMGKLGTLEGFLRQADNLRQQTLQQMHRILTTRQSARALLAINDYFSRLRALSSLWLARPRE; encoded by the exons ATGGGTAGTAAAGCAGCAGATATTGGGGCAAAAAACGATAATAAAGCTATGACCGGCATGCCGAGCTTCATTGCTCCAGTTTTTCCTTCTTCAAATCACAT GTATTGGATTTGCCCTTCTTGGATCAAATATGGTGCCAGTTCAGTCTCAGTGGGGAAGAtagattgcataggtcatgtaATTTGTGATGACAGGAAACTATTCCAACTGTATACATTACTAACTGAGTATGTACAATG TGCTGCTGAAGAAAACAATATTCGCTCCTCTAGAATCTCAGATTTTGCAACACTTGAGCAGTCTCTTGGATTTCGGATAGAAGATGCTGTTGACCTTAGTAGAA atCCTGTGTTCAATCAACTAAAGTCAAGAAGTCAGGCAGTAGGTGCCAACGTTCAATTTGGCGCTCTAAATAAG GGTGATAGGGGTCAGTCAACAGCTATTCTGGCGTCGGATTCCAGGGgcaaatccaaagaaaaagCAGGGGATCAAAAG ATACTGCGTAGGCTGGCTCAAAATCGTGAAGCGGCCCGTAAAAGTCGATTAAGGAAAAAA GCATATGTACAACAACTAGAGAGCAGTGGACTGAAACTGACCCAACTTGAGCAAGAGCTCCAGCGAGCTCGCCAGCag GGTGTTTTCATTTCGAGTTCTGGAGACCAATCACACTCAACGAATGGGAATG GTGCCTTAGCATTTGATGTAGAATATGCTCGGTGGCTAGAGGAACACAACAGACATATCAGTGAGCTAAGGGCGGCTGTCAATTCACATGCGGGGGACAATGAACTTCGCACTGTTGTTGACAATATAATTACACAATTTGATGATGTTTTCAGGCTTAAAGGCAATGCAGCAAAAGCTGATGTCTTCCGCATCTTGTCTGGAATGTGGAAGACACCAGCAGAGCGGTGCTTCATGTGGATTGGTGGCTTCCGCTCATCTGAACTCCTCAAG CTCCTTGTTACTCAATTAGAGCCTCTCACTGAACAACAGTTGATGGCCATCTACAACTTGCAGCAATCATCCCAACAGGCTGAAGATGCTCTGTCGCAAGGGATGGAGGCATTGCAGCAATCTTTGGCTGAGACATTGGCCAATGGCTCACCTGGATCTTCATCTGGGAACGTGGCAAACTACATGGGTCAAATGGCTATGGCCATGGGAAAGCTCGGAACTCTTGAGGGGTTCCTTCGTCAG GCCGACAATCTACGTCAACAAACATTACAACAAATGCATCGAATATTGACAACCCGACAATCGGCCCGTGCCCTTCTCGCAATAAACGACTATTTCTCTCGACTCCGAGCCCTCAGCTCTCTCTGGCTGGCTAGGCCTCGCGAGTGA
- the LOC119997477 gene encoding transcription factor HBP-1b(c38)-like isoform X4: MGSKAADIGAKNDNKAMTGMPSFIAPVFPSSNHIAAEENNIRSSRISDFATLEQSLGFRIEDAVDLSRNPVFNQLKSRSQAVGANVQFGALNKHLIPTDTNISAAVVGSQTLASQKKIQPNLVSMPGSHCENWGESNMADASPITDTSTDDTDEKIQRVMGDRGQSTAILASDSRGKSKEKAGDQKILRRLAQNREAARKSRLRKKAYVQQLESSGLKLTQLEQELQRARQQGVFISSSGDQSHSTNGNGALAFDVEYARWLEEHNRHISELRAAVNSHAGDNELRTVVDNIITQFDDVFRLKGNAAKADVFRILSGMWKTPAERCFMWIGGFRSSELLKLLVTQLEPLTEQQLMAIYNLQQSSQQAEDALSQGMEALQQSLAETLANGSPGSSSGNVANYMGQMAMAMGKLGTLEGFLRQADNLRQQTLQQMHRILTTRQSARALLAINDYFSRLRALSSLWLARPRE, encoded by the exons ATGGGTAGTAAAGCAGCAGATATTGGGGCAAAAAACGATAATAAAGCTATGACCGGCATGCCGAGCTTCATTGCTCCAGTTTTTCCTTCTTCAAATCACAT TGCTGCTGAAGAAAACAATATTCGCTCCTCTAGAATCTCAGATTTTGCAACACTTGAGCAGTCTCTTGGATTTCGGATAGAAGATGCTGTTGACCTTAGTAGAA atCCTGTGTTCAATCAACTAAAGTCAAGAAGTCAGGCAGTAGGTGCCAACGTTCAATTTGGCGCTCTAAATAAG CATCTTATACCCACAGATACGAACATCTCTGCTGCCGTTGTGGGTTCCCAAACTTTAGCATCACAGAAGAAAATACAACCAAATCTGGTTTCTATGCCTGGCAGTCATTGTGAGAACTGGGGAGAGTCCAATATGGCAGATGCAAGTCCTATAACTGATACCTCTACAGATGATACGGATGAAAAAATTCAAAGGGTGATG GGTGATAGGGGTCAGTCAACAGCTATTCTGGCGTCGGATTCCAGGGgcaaatccaaagaaaaagCAGGGGATCAAAAG ATACTGCGTAGGCTGGCTCAAAATCGTGAAGCGGCCCGTAAAAGTCGATTAAGGAAAAAA GCATATGTACAACAACTAGAGAGCAGTGGACTGAAACTGACCCAACTTGAGCAAGAGCTCCAGCGAGCTCGCCAGCag GGTGTTTTCATTTCGAGTTCTGGAGACCAATCACACTCAACGAATGGGAATG GTGCCTTAGCATTTGATGTAGAATATGCTCGGTGGCTAGAGGAACACAACAGACATATCAGTGAGCTAAGGGCGGCTGTCAATTCACATGCGGGGGACAATGAACTTCGCACTGTTGTTGACAATATAATTACACAATTTGATGATGTTTTCAGGCTTAAAGGCAATGCAGCAAAAGCTGATGTCTTCCGCATCTTGTCTGGAATGTGGAAGACACCAGCAGAGCGGTGCTTCATGTGGATTGGTGGCTTCCGCTCATCTGAACTCCTCAAG CTCCTTGTTACTCAATTAGAGCCTCTCACTGAACAACAGTTGATGGCCATCTACAACTTGCAGCAATCATCCCAACAGGCTGAAGATGCTCTGTCGCAAGGGATGGAGGCATTGCAGCAATCTTTGGCTGAGACATTGGCCAATGGCTCACCTGGATCTTCATCTGGGAACGTGGCAAACTACATGGGTCAAATGGCTATGGCCATGGGAAAGCTCGGAACTCTTGAGGGGTTCCTTCGTCAG GCCGACAATCTACGTCAACAAACATTACAACAAATGCATCGAATATTGACAACCCGACAATCGGCCCGTGCCCTTCTCGCAATAAACGACTATTTCTCTCGACTCCGAGCCCTCAGCTCTCTCTGGCTGGCTAGGCCTCGCGAGTGA
- the LOC119997477 gene encoding transcription factor HBP-1b(c38)-like isoform X5 translates to MGSKAADIGAKNDNKAMTGMPSFIAPVFPSSNHIAAEENNIRSSRISDFATLEQSLGFRIEDAVDLSRNPVFNQLKSRSQAVGANVQFGALNKHLIPTDTNISAAVVGSQTLASQKKIQPNLVSMPGSHCENWGESNMADASPITDTSTDDTDEKIQRGDRGQSTAILASDSRGKSKEKAGDQKILRRLAQNREAARKSRLRKKAYVQQLESSGLKLTQLEQELQRARQQGVFISSSGDQSHSTNGNGALAFDVEYARWLEEHNRHISELRAAVNSHAGDNELRTVVDNIITQFDDVFRLKGNAAKADVFRILSGMWKTPAERCFMWIGGFRSSELLKLLVTQLEPLTEQQLMAIYNLQQSSQQAEDALSQGMEALQQSLAETLANGSPGSSSGNVANYMGQMAMAMGKLGTLEGFLRQADNLRQQTLQQMHRILTTRQSARALLAINDYFSRLRALSSLWLARPRE, encoded by the exons ATGGGTAGTAAAGCAGCAGATATTGGGGCAAAAAACGATAATAAAGCTATGACCGGCATGCCGAGCTTCATTGCTCCAGTTTTTCCTTCTTCAAATCACAT TGCTGCTGAAGAAAACAATATTCGCTCCTCTAGAATCTCAGATTTTGCAACACTTGAGCAGTCTCTTGGATTTCGGATAGAAGATGCTGTTGACCTTAGTAGAA atCCTGTGTTCAATCAACTAAAGTCAAGAAGTCAGGCAGTAGGTGCCAACGTTCAATTTGGCGCTCTAAATAAG CATCTTATACCCACAGATACGAACATCTCTGCTGCCGTTGTGGGTTCCCAAACTTTAGCATCACAGAAGAAAATACAACCAAATCTGGTTTCTATGCCTGGCAGTCATTGTGAGAACTGGGGAGAGTCCAATATGGCAGATGCAAGTCCTATAACTGATACCTCTACAGATGATACGGATGAAAAAATTCAAAGG GGTGATAGGGGTCAGTCAACAGCTATTCTGGCGTCGGATTCCAGGGgcaaatccaaagaaaaagCAGGGGATCAAAAG ATACTGCGTAGGCTGGCTCAAAATCGTGAAGCGGCCCGTAAAAGTCGATTAAGGAAAAAA GCATATGTACAACAACTAGAGAGCAGTGGACTGAAACTGACCCAACTTGAGCAAGAGCTCCAGCGAGCTCGCCAGCag GGTGTTTTCATTTCGAGTTCTGGAGACCAATCACACTCAACGAATGGGAATG GTGCCTTAGCATTTGATGTAGAATATGCTCGGTGGCTAGAGGAACACAACAGACATATCAGTGAGCTAAGGGCGGCTGTCAATTCACATGCGGGGGACAATGAACTTCGCACTGTTGTTGACAATATAATTACACAATTTGATGATGTTTTCAGGCTTAAAGGCAATGCAGCAAAAGCTGATGTCTTCCGCATCTTGTCTGGAATGTGGAAGACACCAGCAGAGCGGTGCTTCATGTGGATTGGTGGCTTCCGCTCATCTGAACTCCTCAAG CTCCTTGTTACTCAATTAGAGCCTCTCACTGAACAACAGTTGATGGCCATCTACAACTTGCAGCAATCATCCCAACAGGCTGAAGATGCTCTGTCGCAAGGGATGGAGGCATTGCAGCAATCTTTGGCTGAGACATTGGCCAATGGCTCACCTGGATCTTCATCTGGGAACGTGGCAAACTACATGGGTCAAATGGCTATGGCCATGGGAAAGCTCGGAACTCTTGAGGGGTTCCTTCGTCAG GCCGACAATCTACGTCAACAAACATTACAACAAATGCATCGAATATTGACAACCCGACAATCGGCCCGTGCCCTTCTCGCAATAAACGACTATTTCTCTCGACTCCGAGCCCTCAGCTCTCTCTGGCTGGCTAGGCCTCGCGAGTGA
- the LOC119997477 gene encoding transcription factor HBP-1b(c38)-like isoform X7 yields MPGSHCENWGESNMADASPITDTSTDDTDEKIQRVMGDRGQSTAILASDSRGKSKEKAGDQKILRRLAQNREAARKSRLRKKAYVQQLESSGLKLTQLEQELQRARQQGVFISSSGDQSHSTNGNGALAFDVEYARWLEEHNRHISELRAAVNSHAGDNELRTVVDNIITQFDDVFRLKGNAAKADVFRILSGMWKTPAERCFMWIGGFRSSELLKLLVTQLEPLTEQQLMAIYNLQQSSQQAEDALSQGMEALQQSLAETLANGSPGSSSGNVANYMGQMAMAMGKLGTLEGFLRQADNLRQQTLQQMHRILTTRQSARALLAINDYFSRLRALSSLWLARPRE; encoded by the exons ATGCCTGGCAGTCATTGTGAGAACTGGGGAGAGTCCAATATGGCAGATGCAAGTCCTATAACTGATACCTCTACAGATGATACGGATGAAAAAATTCAAAGGGTGATG GGTGATAGGGGTCAGTCAACAGCTATTCTGGCGTCGGATTCCAGGGgcaaatccaaagaaaaagCAGGGGATCAAAAG ATACTGCGTAGGCTGGCTCAAAATCGTGAAGCGGCCCGTAAAAGTCGATTAAGGAAAAAA GCATATGTACAACAACTAGAGAGCAGTGGACTGAAACTGACCCAACTTGAGCAAGAGCTCCAGCGAGCTCGCCAGCag GGTGTTTTCATTTCGAGTTCTGGAGACCAATCACACTCAACGAATGGGAATG GTGCCTTAGCATTTGATGTAGAATATGCTCGGTGGCTAGAGGAACACAACAGACATATCAGTGAGCTAAGGGCGGCTGTCAATTCACATGCGGGGGACAATGAACTTCGCACTGTTGTTGACAATATAATTACACAATTTGATGATGTTTTCAGGCTTAAAGGCAATGCAGCAAAAGCTGATGTCTTCCGCATCTTGTCTGGAATGTGGAAGACACCAGCAGAGCGGTGCTTCATGTGGATTGGTGGCTTCCGCTCATCTGAACTCCTCAAG CTCCTTGTTACTCAATTAGAGCCTCTCACTGAACAACAGTTGATGGCCATCTACAACTTGCAGCAATCATCCCAACAGGCTGAAGATGCTCTGTCGCAAGGGATGGAGGCATTGCAGCAATCTTTGGCTGAGACATTGGCCAATGGCTCACCTGGATCTTCATCTGGGAACGTGGCAAACTACATGGGTCAAATGGCTATGGCCATGGGAAAGCTCGGAACTCTTGAGGGGTTCCTTCGTCAG GCCGACAATCTACGTCAACAAACATTACAACAAATGCATCGAATATTGACAACCCGACAATCGGCCCGTGCCCTTCTCGCAATAAACGACTATTTCTCTCGACTCCGAGCCCTCAGCTCTCTCTGGCTGGCTAGGCCTCGCGAGTGA